A DNA window from Dunckerocampus dactyliophorus isolate RoL2022-P2 chromosome 17, RoL_Ddac_1.1, whole genome shotgun sequence contains the following coding sequences:
- the ttc28 gene encoding tetratricopeptide repeat protein 28 isoform X5, which translates to MLVFPAGQAYFRQAVALQYLGRHGDALAAFASGLAQDPKSLQLLSGMVEATMKSPLRDTLKPTYQQLRSMKLDRSPFMVVSVIGQELLTHGFHAAAAAALEAALKIGTCSLKLRGSVFSALSAAYWSLGNTEKSLAYMQQDLEVARTLGDQSGECRTHGNLGSALFSKGRYREALANHRQQLVLSIKLKDKEAASDALSSLGHVYTAIGDYPNALMSHKQCVALATQIGCRLSEARQLGNMGAVYIALGDFVSAVQCHEQHLDIAKALENRHEEARAYSNLGSAYHSQRDYDKAVSYHTRVLELAQELVDRTIEMRAFAGLGHAARCTQDLERALQYHQHQMDIAEELQDVAAQGRASSNLGIIHQLKGDYEKALKLHKAHLTLSQELGDYAAQGRAYGNMGNAYHALGLYDQAVHYHRQELHISLEVNDRSSQASTHGNLAVAYQALGALDRALQHYLHHLTISRELHDAQSEARALANLGNFHSYRGEYSQALQYYQQYLVLAPSLQDLEEEGKVCHNLGYAHFCLGQYQDAVRSELQLTKVNKDLPQINNTLLMSCLVLARYYQQDLALAKDLQDKLAQTKAYCNLGLAHKALGEFSRAEECYSYLLLLAQALDNTQAVFRALGNLGDISVCQGDLPRAVSFYQQQLSLAQEISDQKMEADAYSALGSVHRMLGQLDASLSFHSQELTLRKDLGDPQGECHALGHLAAVHMALGDYSTTLQCYEAQLGLAQRLHDARLEAQVHGNMGITKINMGLFEEAIGFFEQQLATLQQLSAREGVSDRGRAYGNLADCYNALGDFEEAIQCYDKSLTVAQNFNHVQDQEKAYRGLGNAHRSVGNLQQALVCFEKRLVVAHQLGGAAGGKAQAYSELGALHSQLGNYEQALSCLEHQLNIARSAGDKSLEAEASDALGGVYQLMADYETARQWHQRALDIAEQTGCMKNQARAYGNLGLTYEAMGNYERALVFQEQHLSVAAQNNNLAAKTLAYASLGRIHHALHNYTQAVMYLQEGLRLAEQLAHKEDEAKIRHRLGLSLWAAGNMDEAQHQLYRASVLFETIRHETQHSSDYKLSLFDLQTSSYQSLQRVLVSLGRQEEALAIAERGRTRAFADLLVERQKGRQPAAGSDPYTPVTVEHILQTVNSQKAMVLYFSLAGGFLYSWLMSPGAGIIKFHQVCLGEAGADTSEFQDGGLSPQGGGPFSLDQYVFNVREVLGVDGHLSRLHQGSETESEAGDVLDQHFDDLNMKKSEDDDPKGYLRMVSRNNVFNRSCRSVSSLNSVSSLKDGSSSPSCWLAIKSPLRALYDLLIAPMEAALMHGGGPVGRHRQLVLVLEGDLYLVPFALLKGSSSNEYLYEMFSLVCVPSLASLQGSMKPRPRLEGPLSCCDGGSVAAVVGAPRLPPGLMRRWLWGPLPSAQDEALWLGEQLGCRPLTGVNATKERALAALTRAECVHLATHVSWKLAALVLAPSREHNTQQELKMASAGGQDGGSYVVRDEESVCESTPLQDILLTAADILELNLNVKLVVLRSYPESSGRVTADGVVGLTRAFLTAGVHCVCVSLWPTPAAASKLFTQTFYAALLNGTTASIALSEAMRTLQTSKSFSHPSNWAGYLLIGSDVKVNSPMSLVRQALAEILQHTERARDALRVLLHLVEKSLQRIHNGQSNPMYTSQQSVDNKVGGVPGWRALLSAVGFRLDLGSAGLPAAVFFPTSDPGERLQQCSITLQSLLGLGPAALQALCKVVTAPEAGEQLIHKLHQVLVQLQSADKEHDFSLAPIQVSISVQLWRLPGCHEFLAALGFDLCEVGQEEVVLKTGKQASRRVMHFALQALLALFDSTELSKRLSMDSSSSLESLSSSSQSTPQPPSFPASLSCSPPRPSLPPPVCPDALSSDAISVYSLSSLTSSLSFLSRPEPAGSDIISQRSHPQESVEGPRGGAGLCPSHRRPGGQARQLTNHGKGEAGNDSYEGYSIISSEPLRRGGMECDTLPPPAGHHQGRGGAGGGSITTSSRGSASMPTSPKKAPPPPVPTKPKQELMGKAKMSSSESEHSSTETDSTIKSQEERRGPAGQLDPQELARKILEETQSHMKAVENLQRAPGRAPRRDEGRQHSLSTPTTPILTRGARTFQASETSAFSRPPSRASLTVLSSPHPRRSPLSPKASRPKPPTRSSSLQKLAPSSSPVTASQLRLQDATSPCNTKGPAPSPAKTSKVKQDGNVPQSKSFKMVHKQEGACPACVLPGGGKKMSTVQKDVLGLLNLSPRQDPFERGNEAKPPPASKTPPNTKFPSGKNLKFLAGHFFPSSKC; encoded by the exons atgctggtttttCCAGCAGGGCAG GCATACTTTCGTCAGGCGGTGGCTCTGCAGTACCTCGGTCGCCATGGAGACGCCCTGGCAGCGTTCGCCTCGGGCCTGGCTCAGGACCCAAAGAGTCTGCAGCTGCTGTCGGGCATGGTGGAGGCCACCATGAAGTCCCCCCTCAGAG ACACCCTGAAGCCCACCTACCAGCAGCTCCGTTCCATGAAGCTAGACAGGAGCCCCTTCATGGTGGTGTCGGTCATCGGCCAGGAGCTGCTGACTCACGGCTTccacgccgccgccgccgcagcGCTGGAGGCGGCGCTGAAGATCGGCACGTGCTCGCTGAAGCTGCGTGGCTCCGTCTTCAGCGCCCTCAGCGCCGCGTACTGGTCGCTAGGCAACACGGAGAAGAGCCTGGCCTACATGCAGCAGGACCTGGAGGTGGCCCGGACTCTAG GCGACCAATCAGGTGAATGCCGCACCCATGGCAACCTTGGCTCCGCCCTGTTCTCCAAAGGCCGTTATCGAGAAGCGTTGGCCAATCACAGGCAGCAACTTGTCCTGTCCATCAAGCTCAAGGACAAAGAG GCTGCGTCCGACGCCCTCAGCAGTTTGGGCCACGTCTACACGGCCATCGGCGACTATCCCAATGCGCTAATGAGCCACAAGCAGTGCGTTGCGCTAGCAACACAAATCGGATGCCGGCTCTCGGAAGCACGTCAGCTAGGGAACATGGGCGCCGTCTACATCGCACTGGGAGACTTCGTCAGTGCGGTCCAGTGCCACGAGCAGCACTTGGACATCGCCAAG GCTTTGGAGAACCGCCACGAGGAGGCTCGGGCCTACAGCAACCTGGGCAGCGCCTACCACTCTCAGCGGGACTACGACAAGGCCGTGTCCTACCACACCCGAGTCCTGGAGCTCGCCCAGGAACTGGTGGACCGAACCATCGAGATGAGGGCCTTTGCCGGGCTGGGCCACGCGGCTCGATGCACGCAG GACCTGGAGAGGGCGCTGCAGTACCACCAACACCAGATGGACATTGCTGAGGAGCTGCAAGACGTGGCAGCTCAAGGCCGAGCCTCCTCCAACCTGG GCATCATCCACCAGCTAAAGGGTGACTATGAGAAAGCTCTGAAGCTCCACAAGGCTCATCTGACCTTGTCCCAGGAGCTGGGTGACTACGCCGCCCAGGGGAGAGCTTATGGCAACATGGGCAACGCCTATCACGCTCTGGGCCTCTATGACCAAGCTGTGCATTACCACCGCCAAGAACTGCACATCTCACTGGAG GTGAATGACCGATCCTCCCAGGCCTCCACGCATGGCAACCTGGCAGTGGCCTACCAGGCACTGGGTGCTCTGGACCGAGCCCTCCAGCACTACTTGCACCACCTGACCATCTCACGGGAGCTTCATGATGCTCAAAGTGAAGCTCGAGCTTTAG CAAACCTGGGCAACTTCCACAGCTATAGAGGTGAATACTCCCAGGCTTTACAGTACTATCAGCAGTACTTGGTCCTGGCTCCTAGccttcaggacctggaggaAGAGGGCAAAGTTTGCCACAACCTCGGCTACGCCCACTTCTGCCTGGGACAGTACCAGGACGCTGTCAGGTCAGAACTTCAGCTcacaaaagtcaataaagatTTGCCTCAGATCAATAACACACTTCTTATGAGCTGTCTTGTACTTGCCAGATACTATCAGCAAGACCTGGCCTTGGCCAAAGACCTGCAGGACAAGTTGGCCCAGACTAAAGCCTACTGTAACCTGGGCTTAGCCCACAAAGCCTTGGGGGAGTTCAGCAGAGCAGAAGAGTGTTACAGTTACCTTCTCTTGCTAGCACAAGCTTTAGACAATACACAG gcAGTCTTCAGGGCTTTGGGGAACCTTGGAGATATCAGTGTTTGTCAGGGGGATCTTCCAAGAGCAGTCAGCTTCTACCAGCAGCAATTATCTCTAGCTCAGGAGATCTCAGATCAGAAGATGGAGGCTGACGCCTACTCTGCTCTAGGATCAGTTCACAG GATGCTTGGCCAGCTGGACGCTTCCTTGTCCTTCCACAGCCAGGAGCTCACCCTGCGAAAAGATCTGGGCGACCCTCAGGGAGAATGCCACGCCCTGGGTCACCTGGCTGCCGTGCACATGGCCCTGGGAGACTACAGCACGACCCTGCAGTGCTACGAGGCTCAGCTGGGCCTGGCTCAGAGGCTCCACGATGCCCGTCTGGAGGCCCAGGTTCACGGGAACATGGGCATCACCAAGATAAACATGGGGCTCTTTGAGGAGGCCATTGGCTTCTTTGAGCAGCAGCTGGCCACACTGCAACAGCTGAGTGCGAGGGAGGGCGTGTCAGATCGAGGAAGGGCTTACGGGAACCTAGCTGACTGCTACAATGCCCTGGGAGACTTTGAGGAAGCCATTCAGTGTTACGACAAGTCCCTGACCGTGGCTCAAAATTTCAACCATGTCCAGGACCAGGAAAAAGCCTACAGAGGACTTGGCAATGCTCACAG GTCTGTCGGCAACCTCCAGCAAGCGTTGGTGTGCTTTGAGAAGAGGCTGGTGGTGGCCCACCAGCTGGGCGGGGCAGCGGGAGGCAAGGCGCAGGCTTATAGCGAGCTGGGCGCTCTGCACAGCCAGCTGGGAAACTACGAGCAGGCCCTGTCCTGCCTGGAACATCAGCTCAACATCGCCCGCTCAGCTGGG GATAAATCCCTGGAAGCAGAGGCCAGCGATGCACTTGGTGGCGTTTATCAGCTGATGGCTGACTACGAGACGGCAAGACAG TGGCATCAAAGAGCTTTGGACATAGCAGAGCAGACAGGCTGCATGAAGAACCAGGCCCGAGCCTACGGGAACCTGGGCCTGACCTATGAAGCGATGGGGAACTACGAAAGGGCCCTGGTCTTCCAGGAGCAGCACCTGAGTGTGGCAGCGCAAAACAACAACCTGGCAGCCAAAACGCTGGCCTATGCAAGCCTGGGAAGGATCCACCATGCTCTGCACAACTACACACAGGCTGTCATGTACCTGCAAGAAG GTCTGCGCCTGGCTGAGCAGTTAGCTCACAAAGAAGATGAAGCCAAGATACGCCATCGCCTTGGCTTGTCTTTGTGGGCTGCTGGAAACATGGACGAGGCCCAGCACcag ttgTACAGAGCGTCAGTTTTATTTGAGACAATCCGCCACGAGACGCAGCACAGTTCAGACTACAAACTCTCGCTGTTTGATCTTCAAACCAGCTCCTACCAGTCTCTCCAGAGAGTCCTTGTCAGCCTGG GCCGCCAAGAGGAGGCGCTGGCCATAGCGGAGCGAGGGCGAACGCGGGCCTTCGCAGACCTACTGGTAGAGCGTCAGAAAGGACGGCAGCCGGCGGCGGGCTCAGACCCATACACCCCCGTCACAGTGGAGCACATCCTGCAGACCGTCAATTCCCAGAAGGCCATGGTGCTGTACTTCTCTCTGGCGGGGGGCTTCCTTTACAGTTGGCTCATGTCTCCTGGTGCAG GTATCATCAAGTTCCACCAGGTTTGTCTCGGAGAGGCCGGAGCTGACACGTCAGAGTTCCAAGATGGCGGTCTGAGCCCGCAGGGTGGTGGTCCGTTTTCTCTGGATCAGTACGTCTTCAACGTCAGAGAGGTTCTGGGTGTTGATGGACATCTCAGCAG GCTTCATCAAGGCAGCGAGACTGAGAGTGAAGCAGGAGATGTTCTGGATCAAcactttgatgatctgaacatGAAAAAGAGTGAAGATGACGACCCCAAAGGCTACCTGCGCATGGTGTCACGGAACAACGTCTTTAACAG AAGCTGTCGGAGCGTGAGCAGCCTAAACTCAGTGTCTTCATTGAAGGATGGATCATCTTCTCCTTCCTGCTGGCTGGCAATCAAATCTCCTCTGCGGGCCCTTTACGACTTACTCATCGCACCGATGGAGGcg GCCCTGATGCACGGCGGCGGGCCTGTGGGCCGACACAGGCAGCTGGTTCTAGTCCTGGAGGGAGACTTGTACCTGGTGCCCTTTGCCTTGCTCAAAGGCAGCTCCTCTAACGAGTATCTCTATGAGATGTTTAGTCTCGTTTGCGTGCCGTCGTTGGCGAGTCTGCAAGGCTCCATGAAG CCACGCCCACGCCTTGAAGGCCCCTTGTCATGCTGCGATGGCGGTTCAGTGGCCGCCGTGGTGGGGGCACCACGCCTGCCCCCTGGCCTGATGAGGCGCTGGCTGTGGGGGCCGCTACCTTCCGCCCAGGACGAGGCTCTGTGGCTGGGGGAGCAGCTAGGGTGTCGCCCGCTCACCGGAGTCAACGCCACAAAGGAGAGGGCCCTCGCCGCTCTGACGCGGGCAGAGTGCGTTCACTTGGCCACTCACGTCTCCTGGAAGCTCGCCGCCTTGGTCCTCGCGCCCAGCAGGGAACACAACACTCAGCAAGAGCTGAAGATGGCGTCAGCTGGAGGCCAAGATGGAGGCTCGTACGTGGTGAGAGACGAGGAGAGCGTCTGTGAGAGTACGCCGCTTCAAGACATCCTCCTCACGGCAGCAGACATCTTGGAGCTCAACCTCAACGTCAAACTGGTGGTCCTCAG GTCGTACCCCGAGTCCAGTGGCAGAGTGACAGCAGATGGCGTGGTGGGCCTGACGCGAGCTTTCCTGACGGCGGGGGTCCACTGCGTTTGCGTGTCGCTGTGGCCTACGCCGGCCGCTGCCTCCAAGCTGTTCACACAAACCTTCTACGCTGCCCTCCTCAATGGGACCACAGCCAGCATCGCTTTGAGTGAGGCCATGAGGACGCTCCAGACCTCCAAGAGCTTCTCGCACCCTTCCAACTGGGCAG GCTACCTTCTGATTGGCAGCGACGTCAAAGTGAATAGTCCCATGTCTTTGGTCAGACAAGCCCTGGCAGAGATCCTCCAGCACACAGAACGAGCCAGGGACGCCCTCAGAGTGCTCCTCCACCTA GTGGAGAAATCTTTGCAGCGTATTCACAACGGCCAGTCCAACCCAATGTACACATCACAGCAGAGTGTGGACaacaaa GTGGGGGGAGTGCCCGGGTGGCGAGCCCTGCTGTCTGCAGTAGGCTTCCGCTTGGACCTGGGCAGCGCTGGTCTCCCTGCAGCTGTGTTCTTCCCCACATCAGACCCAGGAGAGCGTCTTCAGCAATGCAGTATCACTCTGCAGTCCCTGCTCG gACTCGGTCCTGCAGCTCTCCAGGCTCTCTGCAAAGTGGTGACAGCACCTGAAGCTGGAGAGCAGCTCATACACAAG CTTCACCAAGTGCTGGTACAGCTGCAGTCAGCTGACAAGGAGCACGACTTCTCATTGGCTCCCATCCAAGTGTCCATCAGCGTGCAACTGTGGAGGCTGCCGGGCTGCCACGAGTTCCTCGCTGCACTTG GTTTTGACCTTTGCGAAGTGGGTCAGGAGGAGGTCGTGCTGAAGACGGGGAAGCAGGCCAGCAGGAGGGTCATGCACTTTGCCCTCCAGGCTCTGCTGGCTCTCTTTG ACTCCACAGAGCTTTCCAAGCGTCTAAGCATGGACAGCTCCTCCTCTCTGGAGTCCCTCTCCTCCTCTTCGCAGTCGACGCCCCAGCCTCCATCTTTCCCCGCCTCCCTCAGCTGCTCCCCGCCTCGGCCCTCCTTGCCGCCTCCGGTTTGCCCGGACGCGCTGTCCTCTGACGCCATCTCAGTCTACAGCCTCAGCTCGCTCACCTCCTCCCTCAGCTTCCTATCGCGGCCCGAGCctgcaggaagtgacatcatcagccAGCGCTCGCATCCACAGGAGTCGGTGGAGGGGCCTCGTGGAGGGGCGGGGCTCTGCCCCTCACACCGTCGCCCAGGAGGCCAAGCGAGGCAGCTGACCAATCACGGCAAAGGAGAGGCGGGCAACGACAGCTATGAGGGATACTCCATTATCAGCAGCGAGCCTCTGAGGCGAGGGGGAATGGAATGTGACACTCTGCCGCCACCTGCAGGGCACCACCAAGGCAGAGGTGGCGCTGGGGGAGGCTCCATCACAACGTCCTCCAGGGGAAGCGCCAGCATGCCAACATCTCCAAAAAAGGCTCCTCCACCTCCAGTTCCCACCAAACCCAAACAGGAATT GATGGGTAAAGCCAAGATGAGCAGCTCTGAGTCGGAGCACTCCAGTACGGAGACAGACAGTACCATCAAGTCCCAGGAGGAAAGACGCGGGCCTGCAGGGCAACTGGACCCACAGGAACTAGCACGAAAGATCCTTGAGGAGACCCAGAGCCACATGAAAGCTGTGGAGAACCTGCAGAGAGCTCCAGGGAGGGCCCCCAGAAGGGACGAGGGGAGGCAGCACTCTCtgtccacccccaccaccccgaTCCTCACAAGGGGGGCACGGACCTTTCAGGCCTCTGAGACCAGCGCCTTCAGCAGACCTCCGAGCAGGGCGAGTCTAACAGTTCTGTCCTCCCCTCATCCCCGCCGAAGTCCGCTCTCGCCCAAAGCGTCCCGGCCAAAGCCGCCAACCCGCTCCTCCTCCCTGCAGAAGCTCGCACCTTCCTCGTCACCTGTCACAGCGTCTCAGCTCAGACTTCAAGACGCTACCTCACCTTGCAACACCAAAGGACCCGCTCCCAGCCCAGCAAAAACGTCCAAAGTGAAGCAAGATGGTAACGTTCCTCAGTCAAAAAGTTTCAAGATGGTCCACAAACAGGAGGGGGCTTGCCCTGCttgcgtacttcctggtggggGGAAGAAAATGAGCACAGTGCAGAAAGATGTTTTGGGTTTGTTGAACCTCTCGCCCCGACAGGACCCATTCGAGCGTGGCAACGAGGCCAAACCTCCTCCTGCCTCCAAAACTCCACCAAACACTAAGTTTCCTTCTGGAAAAAACTTGAAGTTTCTAGCAGGACATTTTTTCCCTTCTTCTAAATGTTGA